Proteins encoded in a region of the Phalacrocorax carbo chromosome 15, bPhaCar2.1, whole genome shotgun sequence genome:
- the MYO1H gene encoding unconventional myosin-Ih — protein sequence MEGALIARDRVGVQDFVLLDSHTSETAFLNNLRKRYQENLIYTYIGTLLVSVNPYKELDIYTVTQMQLYRGVNFFELPPHLYAIADNAYRVMCSEYNNHFILISGESGAGKTEASKKILQYYAVTCPTTEQLQIVRDRLLLSNPVLEAFGNAKTLRNDNSSRFGKYMDIQFDFKGAPVGGHILSYLIEKSRVVHQNHGERNFHIFYQLLEGGDKDLLCWLGLERNPQKYTYLIQGRCAKVFSINDKNDWKIVRKAFSIIDFTEKDIEHLFGIVASVLHLGNIQFEEDSNGHAIIRDGMQIKWISKLLGVHLSILQEALTHRKIEARSEEVLSPLNVDLAFYARDAVAKAIYGRTFTWLVNKINGSLANKDSTRKTVIGLLDIYGFEVLDTNSFEQFCINYCNEKLQQLLIEMTLKAEQEEYELEGIEWEPIPYFNNKIICDLVEQKHKGIISILDEECLRPGEATDLSFLEKLEEKVGDHAHFVTRKLADQKTRKSIDWVDFRLLHYAGEVTYCAVGFLEKNNDLLYRNLKEVLCNSKNGILRDCFLLSELDNRRRPETVATQFKNSLTSLIEILMSKEPSYVRCIKPNENKEPGKFDDYLIRHQVKYLGLMEHLRVRRAGFAYRRKYELFLQRYKSLCPATWPHWHGPAAEGVERLIKHIGYKPEEYKLGRTKIFIRFPKTLFATEDAFEFRKHLLVSRLQAKYKGCLGKREYKKKREAAIKLEACWRGALARKEAKKRTWAVQIIRKFINGFINRKKPLCPENIEFVQLVQYNYLMKLRDHVPKNVLDKSWLQPPSILEETSEMLQKICIRNLVRKYCQGVSAERKVQLQQKVVASAVFRGKKEGYLQSINQPFMDTRLKENDINPKVLQLIHGEKIKYVTPVIKYDRNGFKARDRLLVLTQSSAYVVEMAKVKQKIDYATLKGISTSNLSDGIVVIHVPEDNKQKGDVILQCEHIFETITKLCMLANKQNLVKVVQGSLQFRIGSGKEGTMVFTVGQEPQVFKAKNGQLTVVSTQAKS from the exons ATGGAGGGGGCTCTGATAGCCCGGGACAGAGTCGGGGTGCAGGACTTCGTGCTGCTGGACTCCCACACCAGTGAGACTGCCTTCCTGAACAACCTTCGCAAGCGATACCAGGAGAACCTCATCTAT ACATATATTGGTACTCTTCTTGTATCTGTCAACCCTTACAAGGAGCTGGATATCTACACTGTGACACAGATGCAGCTTTATAGAGGGGTAAACTTTTTCGAACTGCCACCACATCT ATATGCCATAGCTGACAATGCCTACCGGGTGATGTGCAGTGAGTACAACAACCATTTCATCCTCATCTCCGGGGAGAGTGGAGCTGGGAAGACAGAAGCTTCGAAGAAGATCCTGCAGTATTACGCAGTAACCTGTCCGActacagagcagctgcagaTCGTCCGTGATCGTCTGCTACTTTCCAATCCTGTTTTGGAG GCTTTTGGAAACGCAAAAACTCTGCGTAATGACAACTCAAGTAGATTTGGGAAATACATGGATATCCAATTTGATTTTAAG GGAGCTCCGGTGGGAGGGCACATCCTCAGTTACCTAATTGAGAAATCCAGAGTTGTCCATCAaaaccatggagaaaggaaTTTCCATATTTTCTACCAGTTATTGGAAGGCGGAGACAAGGATCTTCTTTGCTGGCTTGGGCTGGAGCGCAACCCCCAAAAGTACACATATCTCATCCAG GGTCGATGTGCCAAAGTGTTTTCTATTAATGACAAGAATGACTGGAAAATAGTCCGCAAAGCTTTTTCTATCATTGACTTTACTGAAAAAGATATAGAG CATCTCTTTGGAATTGTTGCTAGTGTGCTGCACCTCGGGAACATTCAGTTTGAAGAAGATAGCAATGGACACGCCATCATCCGTGATGGCATGCAGATCAAATGGATTTCAAAG ctaCTGGGTGTGCACTTGTCCATCCTGCAGGAAGCTCTCACGCATCGGAAGATCGAAGCCAGATCTGAAGAG GTTCTGAGCCCATTGAACGTGGATCTGGCATTCTATGCTCGGGATGCAGTAGCAAAAGCGATTTATGGACGAACTTTCACTTGGCTAGTCAACAAAATCAATGGCTCTCTAGCCAACAAG GATTCAACTCGGAAAACAGTTATTGGCCTGCTGGATATCTATGGCTTTGAAGTGCTGGACACAAACAG CTTTGAGCAGTTCTGCATTAATTACTGCAACGAGAAGCTCCAGCAGCTGTTGATTGAGATGACCTTGAAGGCAGAGCAGGAAGAATATGAACTGGAAGGAATAGAG TGGGAACCAATTCCATATTTTAACAACAAGATCATCTGTGACCTGGTTGAGCAGAAGCATAAAGGAATAATCTCTATTCTG GATGAAGAATGCTTACGACCTGGTGAAGCGACTGATTTGAGCTTCTTGGAaaagctggaagagaaagtAGGAGATCATGCCCACTTCGTGAC tcgCAAGCTTGCAGACCAGAAAACACGGAAATCGATTGACTGGGTGGATTTCCGCCTCCTTCACTACGCAGGAGAAGTCACTTACTGTGCTGTTG gatttcTGGAGAAGAATAATGATCTCCTGTACAGAAACCTGAAAGAG GTGCTGTGCAACTCTAAAAATGGCATCCTTAGAGACTGCTTTTTACTGTCAGAACTAGACAACCGGAGGAGACCAGAGACT GTTGCAACCCAGTTCAAAAACAGTCTGACGAGTCTTATAGAAATCCTCATGTCCAAGGAGCCTTCTTATGTCCGATGCATTAAACCGAATGAGAACAAGGAGCCTG GGAAGTTTGATGATTATCTGATCCGACATCAGGTGAAATACCTGGGCCTGATGGAGCACTTGCGGGTGAGACGAGCTGGCTTCGCGTATCGGCGGAAGTATGAACTCTTCTTGCAAAG gtataaATCCCTCTGTCCAGCTACCTGGCCCCATTGGCATGGGCCAGCAGCTGAGGGTGTGGAGAGGCTCATCAAACATATTGGTTACAAGCCTGAGGAATACAAATTAGGAAG AACCAAAATATTCATTCGGTTCCCAAAGACTCTGTTTGCTACTGAAGATGCATTTGAATTCAGAAAGCACCTGTTAG tTTCAAGACTACAGGCCAAATATAAAGGATGCCTTGGAAAGAGAGAGTAcaagaagaagagagaagcag CTATCAAGCTGGAGGCTTGTTGGCGAGGAGCGCTAGCACGGAAGGAGGCCAAGAAGAGGACATGGGCGGTTCAGATCATCAGGAA ATTCATAAATGGCTTCATCAATCGGAAGAAACCCCTTTGCCCAGAGAACATTGAATTTGTGCAGCTTGTGCAGTACAACTACCTGATGAAGCTCAGAGATCACGTTCCAAAAAATGTCTTGGACAAGAGCTGGCTCCAACCTCCTTCCATCCTGGAAGAG ACATCTGAGATGCTACAGAAAATCTGCATTAGGAACCTAGTACGGAAATACTGCCAAGGTGTTAGTGCTGAGAGGAAAGTGCAG TTACAGCAAAAAGTGGTAGCAAGTGCTGTTTtcagagggaagaaggagggcTACCTGCAGAGCATAAACCAGCCTTTCATGGACACCCGACTAA AAGAGAATGATATAAACCCCAAAGTACTGCAACTCATCCACGGTGAGAAGATCAAG TATGTGACCCCCGTGATAAAATATGACAGGAATGGGTTCAAAGCACGAGACCGGCTACTTGTTCTGACCCAGTCCTCGGCGTATGTGGTGGAAATGGCCAAGGTCAAGCAGAAAATAGACTATGCCACTCTGAAAG GTATTTCCACCAGTAACCTGAGCGATGGGATTGTAGTCATTCACGTTCCCGAGGACAACAAACAGAAG GGAGATGTGATACTGCAGTGTGAGCATATCTTTGAGACAATCACTAAACTCTGCATGCTGGCCAATAAGCAAAACCTTGTTAAAGTTGTGCAGGGAAG CCTGCAGTTTCGCATTGGCTCTGGGAAGGAAGGGACGATGGTGTTTACTGTTGGGCAGGAGCCTCAGGTCTTTAAAGCCAAAAATGGACAACTAACAGTG GTGTCAACCCAGGCAAAGTCTTGA